The Terriglobia bacterium genome segment CGAACCGAATTCGGGGAGGGATGCGCCGCGGGTCAGCATGTCGCTGGTTTTCACATCAGCGCCGACGGCCTTTGCCGCAGCGGCCAGGTCCTTTCCGCTCTTCAGCATGTCCTCAATCTGCTTCGCCTTGTCCGCCGCAAGCTGCTTGGCTTTTTCGGTCTTGACGTCTTCCGCGACCTTGGACCGAGCCTCATCGAATGATGCCGGATGAGACGGAGCAATGTCGCTGAGCTGCGGAACGACGAAGCCGCGATCCACCTGAACTGCAGTTCCAATCTCCCCCTTGGCCATCCCGAACATCTTTTTTTCGAGTTCGGCAGCGTTGCCGAGTTCGGGGATCGGTGTGCCTTGCTCCACGAGAGGCGTTTCTTTGACCTGTGCGTTGTACTTCGCGGCGACCGCGTCGAGGTTCTTGTTATTCACAAGATCCACCGCAATCTGCTGAGCCAGGTCGCTCGCTTTCTGTTCGGCCTTGCGCGTTTCCACGATCGGACGGATGGCTTCCTTCATTTCCTCGAAGGGCCGCACCCGCGCTTCCTGTTTGCCGTTCACTTTGATGATATGGATACCGGCCTGTGACTGCACCAGGTCGCTGATTGCACCGACACCCAGGCTGAAGGCCACTTTTTCAAACTCCGGAACCATCTGTCCGCGTCCGAAATCGCCCAGATCGCCGCCGCTCTTGGCCGTGGCGTCTTCGGAATACTCCTTGGCCAACATGCCGAAGTCTTCACCCTTCTTGGCGCGTTCCAGCACCATCTGGGCTTTCTCTTTGATTTTTGCAATCTCTTCAGGGGTCTTTCCCTGCGTCTTGAAGAGGATGTGCTGGGCCTTCACGCGCTCCGGAAGCGTGTACTCGTTTTTATGCTGCTCGTAGTACTGGCGAAGTTCATCGTCCGTGACTTTGATATCGGCCCGCAGTTTAAGCGATTCGAGAAAGATGTACCTGGCTTTCCGTTTTTCCGGGACCGTGTACTTCGCCTTGTTTTTCTCGTAATAGTCTTTCTCGTCCTGATCCGAAACCGTGACTTTGCTTTCGAGCTTGGATGCATCGATCACAAAGTAATCGAGTTTGGCCTTTTCGTTACGGCGTTTGTATTCCTCTTCCACATCTTTGTCGCTGACACTGACGGCCGCCGTGATAAAGCTTTTCAGCTTGTCGGTGAGAATCTCGTTTGCGACATTGGACTCAAAGTCTTCAACGGTGAGATTGTTTTGAGCCAGGATCGCCTGATAGCGGTCCTGGCCGATGAACGCGCCGTTCTCCCGGAAAACAGCGTTTTCCAGAATCTTTTGTTCGATTTCCGCGGGCGTGACATTCAAACCCAGACGTTTTGCTTCCTCGGTAACCACGTGGCGGGTGACGAGGGCATCCATGATCTGGCGGTCGAACCGGAATGCCTTCAACATCTCGGGGTTGATCTGGCCGCGCATGCGATCGACATAATTTCGATATGCCGTCTGAAATTCCTTTGCACTGATGCTATCGTGGCCAATCGAGGCGACGTCGCCGGTCAGATTAACGCTTGGGAGGTCTCCTAACGGGATGTACAGGGCCACCAGACTGACGCTGAAAACGAATATGAGGATGATCCAGATCCACTTCAGGTTCGATTGCTGGCGCCTCATGAAATCCAACATAAACGGTCCTCCAAAACGACTATGGTAACAGAATTTAGGAGTGATACCGTGGGGGAATGGATTTCTGGTATGATGCACAGACATCTCGGTCTCAACCCCTGCCCGGTAGGTGCTTGATCGAATTAAGATTTCTCCTCAAGAACTAAGGAGCCCAAAAACTTCCATGAACTTTCGCCCGCTGTTTAGTTTGTTTTCCAGCGATCTTGCCATCGATCTGGGCACAGCGAATACTCTGGTGTACGCCAAAGGCCGTGGCATCGTCGTCAACGAACCCTCCATTGTTGCCATCAACAAACTCACAAACCAGCCGGAAGCTGTCGGTAAGGAAGCCAAGGAAATGCTTGGAAGGACTCCGGGCAACATCGTCGCCATACGGCCGATGAAAGACGGCGTCATCGCCGACTTCACGGTCACGGAGAAGATGCTGACGTATTTCATCCAGAAGGCCCACAGCCGGAAGGTATTGGTTCACCCGCGAATCGTGATCGGCGTACCGTCAGGAATCACGCAGGTCGAGAAGCGGGCCGTACAGGACTCGGCGTATCGCGCAAAGGCGAGCGAGGCCCATCTTGTCGAACAGGCAATGGCGGCCGCCATCGGCGCCGGACTGCCGGTCACGGAACCATCGGGAAATATGATCGTCGACATCGGCGGCGGTACCACGGAAATTGCCGTCATTTCCTTGTCGGGCGTGGTTCACAGCCGTTCCGACAAAACCGCCGGCAACGAGATGGATGAAGCGATTACGCAATACATAAAAAGGAAATACAACCTGCTCATCGGTGAGCGTACAGCGGAGCAGATCAAGATCGAGGTCGGATCTGCTTATCCGTTGGAGCAGCCCCGCACGATGGAAATCAAAGGGCGCGATCTGATGGAAGGGGTTCCGAAAAGCGTGATCGTCTCGGACGAGGAAATCCGCGAGGCTCTCGATGAGTGCATCAACATCATTGTGAATTCGATCCGCGTCGTGCTCGAGCGCACGCCGCCCGAACTCTCGGCAGATATCGCCGATCGCGGCATCGTGCTTGCCGGCGGAGGTGCGCTGATCAAGAACCTCGACAAGCGGATACGTGAAGAGACCGGGCTGCCCGTAACGTTGGCGGAAAATCCATTGTCGTGCGTGGTTCTGGGTACAGGTAAGATGTTAAGCGACTTCGATCTGCTGAGAAAAATCGCGATCAACTAACAACTTGGATGAGCCGAACCGTTGTCGAATCCAAAAAACCTGTCTGGATCGTGCTTGCGGCTGCTCTCATCATTCACACCGGCCTCATTTCGCTGCAGGGCCGGCGCCGCATCGACACGAGTTTTGTTCGAATGTGGATTCTCGACTCGCTGGCTCCGATGGAGAAGCTCGTCGACCGGTCCTCATACGGCGTTCTCTATGTGTGGGACCACTACATCGCGCTGATCGGCCTTCACGACGAAAACCAGCGTCTGAAACATGAAAACGACGAGCTTCGTATGCAGATTGCGGGCAATCACGAAGCCGTGCTCGAAGCGAATCGGGTGCGGGCGCTCGCCGGTCTCCAGGATTCCGGGATCGGCAAGACGGTGGTGGCCCGGGTCATCGGCCGCGACGCTTCAAGGAGCCAGACCGTGACGATCGACAAAGGACGCGCCCACGGAGTGAAACCCGATTCCGCGGTGATCACCGCGGATGGAATTGTGGGACGCGTGATTCAGTCCAGCAATTTCTTTTCGATCGTGCAATTGATTACGGACTCTCAGGGCGCGGTCGGCGTAATGCTGGAATCCACCAGGCGGCAGGGCATCGTTCGCGGCACCGGCGGCGTTGAGCTGGATCTCGATTACATCGATGACGACAACGAACTGAAAGCGGGAGACAAATTCCTGACGTCCGGGCAGGATCGGATTTATCCCAAAGGCCTGCCGATGGGCATCATCACCAATGTCGGCAACCGTCGCGCCGGGGGGCTGATCCGGGCAGTGCAAATCCGCCCCACTGCCGATCTCGGCCGTTTGGAAGATGTTCTGTGCATCACGGAGAGGTCTCAAGCTGTCGATGCCGATCCGGTTTACGGGCCGCCGGCGCCATGAACACTCGATGTTGAATAAGTAGATGGCGACTGACTATTCCATGACTCGAATCAGCACGCTTGCGATCATCGGAAAGTTCGCGATCGCGCTGATTGCCGTGGTCGTCACTCAAGGCATTTTATCCTTTAAATTCAAGGTCTTCGGGTACTTTGACCTGCCCCTGATCTGCTCCGTCTTTTACGGTTTTACCCTGGGTAACCCGATTGCATCGATCCTGATCGGCAGTTCGCTCGGCCTCATGCAGGACAGCCTTTCGGGCGCCGTTCTGGGCGCCAACGGCTTGAGTAAGACACTCATCGGGTTCTTCGCCGCTTCTGCCGTGTCCAAGTTCGCCGTCGATCAGCCGATTACCCGCATTTTTGCTTTGTTTTTGTTTAGCATAGGGGATGGCATACTGGTTACTATTCTTGGTTTAATGGTGAGTCCAACAGGATCGAGCGCGATCTATAGTGGCGCACTGGGCAGATGGCTACTATCAGCGACATTCAATACGCTGCTTGGACTGGTTTTATTCGGATATCACGACCGGTGGACCGATGCTAGAACGTGAAGAGGCGTCGCTGCTTCGTTGGCGCGCAAGTTTCATCTCATATTGTTTCATTGCAATCCTGTTTGTGCTTGCATTCGGTTTCTGGAACGCTCAAGTCGTGCAGTCCGGATATTACGAGCAGCGCGCGGAAGAAAATCGAATCCGGCAAATTCCGCTGCGCGCGCCACGCGGCCGTATCTTTGATCGTTTCCATCGGGTTCTTGCCGACAACCGGCCTTCATACGACATCATTCTGATTCGCGAGAACAGTCCTCACACGGTTGAACAGACCGCCGCCATGCTTGCCGAAGGCGTCACCATGTCGAAGGACGAGCTGATGGACCGTATCAACCACAAGAAACACGATCCGAAATTCCGGCCCATCATTCTGAAGGAAGATGTTTCCGTAGGCGACATCGCATACGTGAAGGCGCATAAGTACGAACTGCCGGAAATCAGCATCGAACTGCAGCCGCGCCGCCGTTATCTGCAGGATCAAATGGCGGCACATGCCATGGGGTATGTTGGAGAAGTCACCGAGGCCGAGCTGGCGACGCCGGATTTCGTGGACTTCAAATCGGGCGACCAGGTTGGAAAGACAGGTCTGGAACGCGAGTACAACAATGTGCTCGTCGGGAAGGACGGATTCAAGCGGGTCATCGTCAACAACTTCGGCCGCGAAATGGGAAAGCTGGATGAAGAACCGTTCACCGCGGGCAACGACTTGATGACGACGATCGATCTCGATCTGCAGCGCGCCGCAGAAGACGCCGTCGGCGATCAGATGGGCGCGGTTGTGGCGCTCGATCCGCGAAACGGCGAAATTCTCGCGTTCGTGAGTAAGCCCGCCTACGATCCCAATCTGTTTGCCACGCGAATTTCCGCGGCGGATTACCGCAGCCTGGCGGACGACCCGCGTAAACCGATGCTCGACCGCGCCATTCAAAGCAAGTTTGCGCCGGGCTCGGTATTCAAGGTTTTCGAGGCGGCTGCCGCCCTCGAGGCAGGAACTTTGAATCCATTGCGTACCATTTTCTGTGGCGGCTCCGAAGTGTTCTACGGGCGCTCCTTTGCATGTGACAAGCACCACGGAACGCTCGACCTGCATGAAGCAATTGTCCATTCATGCGACATCTATTTCTATAACGTCGGAAAAGAACTGGGAATTGATAATATTTCGACATACGCGAAAATGATGGGACTCGGACGAAAGACCGGCGTGGACTTACCCAATGAAGAGACAGGCCTGATTCCGTCTCGGGAATGGAAGCTGAAGGCATTAAAAGCGAAGTGGTATGAAGGCGAAACGATCTCTGTCGCCATCGGACAGGGCTATGTCAACATCACTCCAATTGAGGTCGCTTGGGCCATGGGTGGACTCACGACCGGCGGCCGCCTGAAGCAGCCACATCTGGTTAATCCGCAAGAGTTGAAAAAGCTTGGATTCCCGGCTAATGAGGTGGTCGAAGAAGACTACCCGATTCAGGAATCCACCGTCGACTTCGTGACGCAAGCCATGTGGGGCGTGGTCAACGAACAGGGTGGCACGGGAGGTAACGCGAGGGTCAACGGTTTCGAAGTGGGCGGGAAAACCGGAACGGCGCAGATTGTGGGCGGAAAAGACGCCGGAAAGACTAATAAAGACCGCAGAGAAAATGCATGGTTCGTCGGATTCGCGCCATATCGGAATCCGGAGATTGTCGTAGCCACAATCATTCAGAACGGCGGGTGGGGCTCCGAAGCGGCCGCGCCGGTTGCGCACGCCGTCCTGGACACGTATTACAAAAAGAAAATCGGGCAATTCGATGGCAAGCTGGCCACGATTGCGGCGAAATGATTTTATTGGAGATTCGAAATCGGAAGTTCGAAATTGGAGATCGGATTTCAAATTTCCAATTTCGAATCTCTAATCTCGAATCTCCAATAGTTATAGGATTGTTTGAATGATCGTTCCCCTCAAGTCGAAGCGTTTCTGGCAGGACTTCGACTGGCTTTTGCTGGCTGCCGCGTTGCTGCTGTCGGTTATCAGCATCACCGAAATCTACAGCGCCACCATGGCGCAAGGCGCATCGACGTACAGCCTCCGTCAATTGGCGTGGGTGGCGTTCGGCGTCGTTTGTTTATTTGTCATTTCTGCGATCGATTATCACCTCATTTCGGAACACGTTCCGTGGCTGTATGTGCTCGGGCTCGGCGCTTTGCTCTATACGCTGGTCCTCGGTCATCGCGTTTCCGGCTCGAAAAGCTGGGTCGGATTCGGATCTCTGGCGTTTCAGCCCTCGGAATTGATCAAAATGATTGTCGTGGTTGCTCTGGCGAGATACCTGTCGGAGCTGCGAAGCAGCAAGTACATGACGTTCGCGCAGATTGTCAAAGCCTGCGCGATTGTTATGGTTCCGATGGGACTCATTCTGCTGCAACCGGACCTGGGGACTACGCTGACCTATCTGCCGGTGATCGCCGTCGGGCTGTTTGTCCGCGGCATACGGCCGGTCGCGCTGGTTTCTCTGGTTCTGGGGTTTGTTCTGGTCCTTCCGGTTTCGTGGATGGTTCTGAAGCCGTATCAGAAGGAACGTATTTTGACTTTCATGGATCCCGATAGAGATCCCCTCGGCAAGGGCTACCAGGTGACGCAATCGAAGATTGCGATCGGCTCCGGTGGACTGCTCGGCAAGGGGGTGTTTCGCGGATCTCAAAACACCTTGGGATTTTTGCCAACCCGCCATACCGATTTCATTTTTTCGGTCGTGGGAGAGGAGTTAGGGTTCGTCGGCGTCATGACCACGCTTGGTCTGTTGTCGTTCATCATTTTCCGGTCGGTATACAATGCGCAGACGGCGCGCGACAATCTGGGGCTGTTTATTGTGATGGGCGTTGTCGGAGTTTTCTTTTTCCACCTCATTGTCAATGTCGGAATGGTGATCGGATTCATGCCGACTACCGGGATACCGCTTCCGTTCCTGAGCTATGGGGGATCGTCTGTCCTGAATGCTTATGTTGCTTTGGGGCTGGTGATGAGCGTCCGCCGCTGCCGTTACGTGAATTGACCGGAGCATGTTATATTGCGGTTCAGGCGCGGTTTGACCATTTTTATTGATTCAGCGAACGTGGACGTTCGCTATTTAACTAACGCGTCAAAGATTTAAAAAAAGTTTTGGCCCGTTTAAGAGTTGAGCAGGATGAGATTTCCCGCTCCTCCGGGCACAGGAGTTTTCCATGACAATACGTGACATTTGCCTTGCGGCGAGGTGTCTCGACGTGTCCCTGTGCGGCGCCATAAACGGGCACAGGAGTTCCGATGCAGAAAGAATTGATCATCTCCACGACACAGCAGGAGACCAAACTCGCCATCCTGGAGGACGACGAGCTCGTTGAGTTTTACATCGAGCGCTACCGCTCCCAGGGTATCGTCGGCAACATCTATAAGGGCAAGGTCACAAAGGTCCTGCCCGGGATGCAGTCCGCATTTGTAGACATCGGTCTGGAGCGCGATGCGTTCCTCTATGTTTCCGACTTTTTCGAAGATATCGAAGAATACGACAAGATCGTTTCGACGGTTGAAGACGAAGTCGCTCAACTGCAGGAGGGCGGACGTGGAAAAGCAGCACCGCTGCCGCCCGTCCAACCGGTAGCTGCCGCCCCGTCTATTCCCGCTCCGTCTGTTCCCGCTCCGGGCCCTGCTGCGGCAGATGCAGAAGAGTCTGAAGAAGCGGAGCCCGCTGCGGAGGCCGTCGTCCCTGTCGCTGCTATCCAGGCTCTGCCCGGAGAATCGCTGGGCGAAGGTGAACGCGAGCGTCCCAGTGGCCCTCCCGCGCCGGATGAATTCGAGCGGCGCGGCCGTGACGGCGGACGAGGCCGCCGGGACCGTGGAGACCGTGACCGTGATCGTGACCGCCGCGGTCCAAAGAAACCGAAGATTCCCTCCTTTGAAAACAAGTCCTATGAAAGCCGTCCGGAAGAGCGCACCTTTAGCAGCAAGCTGGAAGCGCTGCCGGGCGAATCCCTCTCGAAGGTATCTCACCGCAGCGAACCCGGGCCCGAAGCGGAAGAGGACAGGAATGCGCCGCTCGGCGCCGTCGCAGAAGAGCCGCCTTCGGAGGCGGGTTCCGACGCGCCGCATGCCGAACATTCTCCGGCTCAGCGCGAGGCCGCATTTCCAGCCGCGCCCGAGCAAGGTGAACAGAAGAGTTCGCCCCATAAAGATGAAGAAGGCAGTGCGCGTATCACCGATCGTTCGGACAATTTTCCGTTCGCGCATCGTTCTTCGAATCGCCGCCCCCGCCGAGGACGTGGCGGGCCAGGCGGACCCGGCGGACCTGGCGGGCCACCGCCCGCAAGAATCGACGAGCACCGAATCAGCAGCGGCTCCCCGAAAGCCGGCCCGATGATTTCCGAACTGCTCCGCGAAGGTCAGGAGATCCTGGTACAGGTTTCAAAAGAACCCCTGGGTAAGAAGGGCGCGCGTATCACTTCGCATATCGCGCTGCCGGGACGATATCTCGTCTATATGCCGACCGTCGATCATGTCGGAGTCTCACGCAAGATTGCCTCCGACGAAGAGCGCTTGCGCCTGAAGCGGGTCATCCACGAAAACCGGAACGGTCTGCCGGGCGGCTTCATTGTCCGCACGGCTGCCGAAGGCCGCGGTGAAGACGAATTCGTTCAGGATATCCGCTTCCTCGGCAATCTCTGGACCGACATTCGCGCGAAAAGCGAGAAGAAATCCGCGCCGGCGCTGATTCATAGCGACCTGAACCTCGTGCAGCGGCTGCTTCGCGATCAACTCTCGCAGGATTACCGCGCCATCCGGCTCGACAACGAGGCCGAATTCGCAACCGTCCTGGATTTCGTAAGCAAATTCCAGCCTGCGCTCGTCAATCGCGTGAAGCTGCACGTCAAGGACACGCCGATTTTCGAAGAGTACGGCTTAAACAGCGAAATCGATAAGGCGCTGCGGCCGAAAGTCTGGCTGAAGTCGGGCGGTTACATCGTGATCAACCAGACCGAAGCGCTTGTCGCCATCGATGTCAATACCGGGAAGTTCGTCGGGAAGTCCAACCGGCTCGAAGATACGATCGTCCGGACCAACGTCGATGCGGTGCATGAAATCGTCCGGCAGATCCGTCTGCGGAATCTCGGCGGGATCATCGTCGTCGATTTCATCGACATGGAAGAGAAGAAAAATCGCCAGCGTGTGATGGCCGCGTTGGAGGAAGCCGTGCGGGCCGACCGCGTCCCTTCCAAGATTCTTCAGTTCAATGATTTCGGCCTCGTCGCGATCACCCGCAAGCGGACGCAACCGTCGCTGGAGCGAACCATTTGCCGTCCGTGTTCGTATTGCAACGGCGCCGGCTGGTCCAAAACGCCGGAAACGATCTGCTACGAGATTCAACAGGAAATCAAGAAGATGGTGCACATGTTTGACGGCAAGGAGATCACGGTTCGCGTCAATCCGGAGATTGGTAAAGCCCTCAAGAGCGGCGAATTCGTATCATTGAATGAGATCGAGGATTGGACGAAGAAAGATATCGTTGTGAAATCCGATCCGCTGCTTCACGAGGAACATTTCGACATTTTCTAGAGACGAATATGGCTGAACCGTTTGATGTCGCGGTCATCGGATCAGGTCCCGGCGGGTATGTTGCAGCTATCCGCGCGGGGCAGCTCGGGCTCAAGGCCGCCGTTATCGAGAAAGACTCCCGATACGGCGGCACTTGCCTTCTGCGTGGCTGCATTCCCACCAAAGCATTGCTGCGCGACGCTCATCTTTTTCAGGAGATCAAGCGGGCAAAACAGCAGGGCTTGTTCAAGACCGGCGATGTCGAGATCGACTGGGCGAAGATCCAGGATCGAAAGAACGATATCGTCGATAAAAACGCCAAAGGCGTCGATTTCCTCTTTCGCAAGAACAAGGTCACGGTATTCAAGGGCTACGGCACGATTGTCAGCCCGGCAAAAATCCTGGTGAAGGGCGACAGCGCTTCAACCGAAGTCGAGGCAAAGAACATCATTATTGCCACGGGTTCCGAAGCGAAATCGCTGCCCGGGTACAACTTCGACGAAAAGAACATCCTCAGCAACATCGGAGTTCTCGAGCTCAAAGAGGTACCGAAATCCATGCTCATCGTCGGGAGCGGCGCCGTCGGCGTGGAATTCGCTTCGATTTACAACAGTTTCGGTACCAAGGTCATCCTGATTGAAGTGCTGCCGAATATGGTCCCCGTCGAAGACGAGGAAGTATCCAAGGAACTGAAACGCGTCTTC includes the following:
- the mreC gene encoding rod shape-determining protein MreC, with the protein product MSRTVVESKKPVWIVLAAALIIHTGLISLQGRRRIDTSFVRMWILDSLAPMEKLVDRSSYGVLYVWDHYIALIGLHDENQRLKHENDELRMQIAGNHEAVLEANRVRALAGLQDSGIGKTVVARVIGRDASRSQTVTIDKGRAHGVKPDSAVITADGIVGRVIQSSNFFSIVQLITDSQGAVGVMLESTRRQGIVRGTGGVELDLDYIDDDNELKAGDKFLTSGQDRIYPKGLPMGIITNVGNRRAGGLIRAVQIRPTADLGRLEDVLCITERSQAVDADPVYGPPAP
- a CDS encoding peptidyl-prolyl cis-trans isomerase, with product MLDFMRRQQSNLKWIWIILIFVFSVSLVALYIPLGDLPSVNLTGDVASIGHDSISAKEFQTAYRNYVDRMRGQINPEMLKAFRFDRQIMDALVTRHVVTEEAKRLGLNVTPAEIEQKILENAVFRENGAFIGQDRYQAILAQNNLTVEDFESNVANEILTDKLKSFITAAVSVSDKDVEEEYKRRNEKAKLDYFVIDASKLESKVTVSDQDEKDYYEKNKAKYTVPEKRKARYIFLESLKLRADIKVTDDELRQYYEQHKNEYTLPERVKAQHILFKTQGKTPEEIAKIKEKAQMVLERAKKGEDFGMLAKEYSEDATAKSGGDLGDFGRGQMVPEFEKVAFSLGVGAISDLVQSQAGIHIIKVNGKQEARVRPFEEMKEAIRPIVETRKAEQKASDLAQQIAVDLVNNKNLDAVAAKYNAQVKETPLVEQGTPIPELGNAAELEKKMFGMAKGEIGTAVQVDRGFVVPQLSDIAPSHPASFDEARSKVAEDVKTEKAKQLAADKAKQIEDMLKSGKDLAAAAKAVGADVKTSDMLTRGASLPEFGSIAELDKEMFTLPLGKPGSPVTVAGKTLAFDVKERKEISPDEMKKSLDMVRNEMLPERRDEYFNAYIQEVKKRMETGKQIKINDSVVNQLAQQIS
- the mrdA gene encoding penicillin-binding protein 2; amino-acid sequence: MLEREEASLLRWRASFISYCFIAILFVLAFGFWNAQVVQSGYYEQRAEENRIRQIPLRAPRGRIFDRFHRVLADNRPSYDIILIRENSPHTVEQTAAMLAEGVTMSKDELMDRINHKKHDPKFRPIILKEDVSVGDIAYVKAHKYELPEISIELQPRRRYLQDQMAAHAMGYVGEVTEAELATPDFVDFKSGDQVGKTGLEREYNNVLVGKDGFKRVIVNNFGREMGKLDEEPFTAGNDLMTTIDLDLQRAAEDAVGDQMGAVVALDPRNGEILAFVSKPAYDPNLFATRISAADYRSLADDPRKPMLDRAIQSKFAPGSVFKVFEAAAALEAGTLNPLRTIFCGGSEVFYGRSFACDKHHGTLDLHEAIVHSCDIYFYNVGKELGIDNISTYAKMMGLGRKTGVDLPNEETGLIPSREWKLKALKAKWYEGETISVAIGQGYVNITPIEVAWAMGGLTTGGRLKQPHLVNPQELKKLGFPANEVVEEDYPIQESTVDFVTQAMWGVVNEQGGTGGNARVNGFEVGGKTGTAQIVGGKDAGKTNKDRRENAWFVGFAPYRNPEIVVATIIQNGGWGSEAAAPVAHAVLDTYYKKKIGQFDGKLATIAAK
- a CDS encoding rod shape-determining protein, whose product is MNFRPLFSLFSSDLAIDLGTANTLVYAKGRGIVVNEPSIVAINKLTNQPEAVGKEAKEMLGRTPGNIVAIRPMKDGVIADFTVTEKMLTYFIQKAHSRKVLVHPRIVIGVPSGITQVEKRAVQDSAYRAKASEAHLVEQAMAAAIGAGLPVTEPSGNMIVDIGGGTTEIAVISLSGVVHSRSDKTAGNEMDEAITQYIKRKYNLLIGERTAEQIKIEVGSAYPLEQPRTMEIKGRDLMEGVPKSVIVSDEEIREALDECINIIVNSIRVVLERTPPELSADIADRGIVLAGGGALIKNLDKRIREETGLPVTLAENPLSCVVLGTGKMLSDFDLLRKIAIN
- a CDS encoding Rne/Rng family ribonuclease, whose protein sequence is MQKELIISTTQQETKLAILEDDELVEFYIERYRSQGIVGNIYKGKVTKVLPGMQSAFVDIGLERDAFLYVSDFFEDIEEYDKIVSTVEDEVAQLQEGGRGKAAPLPPVQPVAAAPSIPAPSVPAPGPAAADAEESEEAEPAAEAVVPVAAIQALPGESLGEGERERPSGPPAPDEFERRGRDGGRGRRDRGDRDRDRDRRGPKKPKIPSFENKSYESRPEERTFSSKLEALPGESLSKVSHRSEPGPEAEEDRNAPLGAVAEEPPSEAGSDAPHAEHSPAQREAAFPAAPEQGEQKSSPHKDEEGSARITDRSDNFPFAHRSSNRRPRRGRGGPGGPGGPGGPPPARIDEHRISSGSPKAGPMISELLREGQEILVQVSKEPLGKKGARITSHIALPGRYLVYMPTVDHVGVSRKIASDEERLRLKRVIHENRNGLPGGFIVRTAAEGRGEDEFVQDIRFLGNLWTDIRAKSEKKSAPALIHSDLNLVQRLLRDQLSQDYRAIRLDNEAEFATVLDFVSKFQPALVNRVKLHVKDTPIFEEYGLNSEIDKALRPKVWLKSGGYIVINQTEALVAIDVNTGKFVGKSNRLEDTIVRTNVDAVHEIVRQIRLRNLGGIIVVDFIDMEEKKNRQRVMAALEEAVRADRVPSKILQFNDFGLVAITRKRTQPSLERTICRPCSYCNGAGWSKTPETICYEIQQEIKKMVHMFDGKEITVRVNPEIGKALKSGEFVSLNEIEDWTKKDIVVKSDPLLHEEHFDIF
- the mreD gene encoding rod shape-determining protein MreD, encoding MATDYSMTRISTLAIIGKFAIALIAVVVTQGILSFKFKVFGYFDLPLICSVFYGFTLGNPIASILIGSSLGLMQDSLSGAVLGANGLSKTLIGFFAASAVSKFAVDQPITRIFALFLFSIGDGILVTILGLMVSPTGSSAIYSGALGRWLLSATFNTLLGLVLFGYHDRWTDART
- the rodA gene encoding rod shape-determining protein RodA; the protein is MIVPLKSKRFWQDFDWLLLAAALLLSVISITEIYSATMAQGASTYSLRQLAWVAFGVVCLFVISAIDYHLISEHVPWLYVLGLGALLYTLVLGHRVSGSKSWVGFGSLAFQPSELIKMIVVVALARYLSELRSSKYMTFAQIVKACAIVMVPMGLILLQPDLGTTLTYLPVIAVGLFVRGIRPVALVSLVLGFVLVLPVSWMVLKPYQKERILTFMDPDRDPLGKGYQVTQSKIAIGSGGLLGKGVFRGSQNTLGFLPTRHTDFIFSVVGEELGFVGVMTTLGLLSFIIFRSVYNAQTARDNLGLFIVMGVVGVFFFHLIVNVGMVIGFMPTTGIPLPFLSYGGSSVLNAYVALGLVMSVRRCRYVN